In Rutidosis leptorrhynchoides isolate AG116_Rl617_1_P2 chromosome 2, CSIRO_AGI_Rlap_v1, whole genome shotgun sequence, one genomic interval encodes:
- the LOC139893548 gene encoding dof zinc finger protein DOF2.2-like produces the protein MVFSSLPSYLDQPNWPHQQPTGGQGGSSGVDDHEITHLPPPLIMPPPPPLVGGGDGRSVQVSGSMTRLPQLDNTAMKCPRCESTNTKFCYFNNYSLSQPRHFCKTCRRYWTRGGALRSVPVGGGCRRNKKSKGSRGSRSKSPATTTSSTSNTPISPKSCNTDTSILGHMLHTNRPPQFPILPPLHHFGGGDLGLTFGDGNGTHMVSLGHDSNYPSNKFSHFSFMEGANNNNDNGGMYGEGPSNYGGQVGVMKMEGNRHNQQQHHGLNLSRNLLGVSGNDQFLGTSNVAWGTTDLSGFTSSSTTTTTTTHLL, from the exons ATGGTTTTTTCATCACTTCCTTCCTATCTAGATCAACCCAATTGGCCTCACCAG CAACCAACTGGAGGTCAAGGTGGTAGTAGTGGTGTTGATGATCATGAGATTACTCATCTACCTCCACCACTTATTATGCCACCACCTCCGCCGCTAGTGGGTGGTGGAGATGGAAGATCGGTACAAGTATCCGGAAGTATGACAAGGCTGCCACAGCTGGATAATACAGCTATGAAATGCCCTAGATGTGAATCTACAAATACTAAGTTTTGCTACTTCAACAATTACAGTCTATCACAGCCACGTCACTTTTGCAAGACTTGTCGGAGATATTGGACAAGAGGTGGCGCGTTGAGGAGCGTCCCAGTTGGCGGTGGTTGTCGGAGAAACAAAAAGAGTAAGGGATCAAGAGGTTCTAGGTCAAAGTCTCCTGCAACTACCACAAGCTCAACTAGTAATACTCCAATATCTCCTAAAAGTTGCAACACTGATACTAGTATATTAGGGCATATGCTTCACACCAATAGACCACCTCAATTTCCAATTTTGCCCCCTTTGCATCACTTTGGAGGTGGGGATCTTGGGTTAACATTTGGTGATGGAAATGGAACTCATATGGTTAGTCTTGGTCATGATAGTAATTATCCTAGTAACAAATTTTCTCACTTTTCATTTATGGAaggtgctaataataataatgataatggtggtATGTATGGTGAAGGTCCATCGAACTACGGTGGACAAGTTGGAGTGATGAAGATGGAGGGAAATCGTCATAATCAACAACAACATCATGGATTGAATTTGTCAAGAAACTTATTGGGTGTTTCAGGAAATGATCAATTCTTGGGTACTAGCAATGTTGCATGGGGTACAACTGATCTAAGTGGTTTCACCTCTTcttctactactactactactaccaccCATCTCTTGTGA